The Brassica napus cultivar Da-Ae chromosome C7, Da-Ae, whole genome shotgun sequence genomic interval ATCCTTACAAGACCATGGAAGATGTGTTGTCCCGAGCCTGGACGGAAGTAAAATGGGAGGAAGATGTTGCCAGCCGTGCCAAGGCTCAGCCAAAGCAGGACCAAAGATCAGCCCGATCAGATCGAGAAGACCCGGACGAAGGTCCTCCCAAAAGGGATCCAATAACTTTGGTAGTAGAAACAAGAGCAGGTTCCAGTATCAGCCTCAtgagagagaaggaagaagggATGTCAGTATCTACCTGGCCTGATATCTCCCATTTATCAATATCAACACCGGAGCTAGTCAGCACACGAAGACAGATGGGCCAACAGGTTAAGTGGCCTCCAAAGATGAAAGCACCTGACTCATTCTGGAGCCCAGAACTATGGTGCGACTTCCATCGCGATCATGGCCACAAAACCGAAGATTGCATCGCCCTGAGGATAGAGGTCAATGAACTACTCCATAAGGGGCATCTCCAAGAATTCCTCTCAGAGAAAGCCAAGGCCCACCTCAGCAAAGAGACAGGAGGGAAATTCAAAGGAGCTGCACCAGCCTCACCACCTCGCCAGGATCGGGTGATCCACGTCATATCCGGAGGATCAGAAGTAAGCGGAGTGAGCCACACAGCCGCGAAGAAAAGCACTCATAACGCTCAGCACGGTCTGGAAACGACCCAACCGAAGCGCCTACTTCTAGGCACCAACGAGATAAGCTTCACGGCTAAAGAGCAAGAGAGATCTTAGCTCCCCACCAGGATGCCCTAGTTATCTCTCTCACCGTAGCAAACTGCTTGGTGAAAAGAATACTAGTAGACAGCGGCAGCTCCAGGAACATTATCTTCCAGATGGCGTACCAAGATCTAGGGCTGGAGGAAAACACTCTAACGCGCAAGCCCCACTCATCGGCTTCAGCGACAAAGTCAAGCAAACTGCCGGAGAGGTTATCCTCCCAGTATACGCGGAAGGGGTCAACATGTCTACCAAATTCCTGGTCGTAGATTGTCAATCGGCGTACAACATGATCTTGGGACGACCCTGGATTCACAACATGGGAGCGGTCCCCTCAACCTTATCAGATGGTAAAATTACCTACACCCTGGGGCATCAGAATAATTAAGCGAGATCAGGAGAACTCTCGATCCTGCTA includes:
- the LOC106431304 gene encoding uncharacterized protein LOC106431304, with the protein product MPRKFSFPSIKMYDGSGDPDDHIALYKQRMLTVALPKQSREATMCKGFHSDRTCPAMEKVAVPECNIPIAISAFKRGLLPDGGLYKELTMYPYKTMEDVLSRAWTEVKWEEDVASRAKAQPKQDQRSARSDREDPDEGPPKRDPITLVVETRAGSSISLMREKEEGMSVSTWPDISHLSISTPELVSTRRQMGQQVKWPPKMKAPDSFWSPELWCDFHRDHGHKTEDCIALRIEVNELLHKGHLQEFLSEKAKAHLSKETGGKFKGAAPASPPRQDRVIHVISGGSEVSGVSHTAAKKSTHNAQHGLETTQPKRLLLGTNEISFTAKEQERS